The genomic segment AATAATGCGTAGCAGCCTGATTTGTTTAGCCATCAACAATATCTTCTACGGTGCCAAATTAGCAGAGACAGCTCTACTTTGGTGAATTCAGAAACCGTGATGGCATGTTTGATTAAAGATTTTCACTTACCTGATATATGTTACATAGTACCATAACCAGTCTTTGAATGTCCTTAACATGTGTTTATGTGGCCGTTCAAGTATTTTAAattaggaaaaaataaaatagtctTTAATATACTTTATCATTTCAAGAATGTAGACTTCATAACACAACACAGACTCACAAGCACACTTTCTTTTCTTCAGAGCTGTGAATCCAGTTATACCTTTACTAGCAAGTAAATTATTAGTTTTCATAGCAAGGCCTGcttaatgtgaacatttaaagAAGCAATGCCTTCTCGCATATTTTTCAAAGAGAAATGCTTAAATACACACTTCTAATACTTTAAGATGTCTTTAAAATCATGTGGcacatttaatttagtttttatatTTTGGTTCATTTCTGTGTTAACAACATTCCGTTGTCCATTTCATTGAACATTGTTCTTATTTGTCTTTGATTACATGCCACATTTCTACTTTGATGACCCAGAGCAGCTAATAATAAGcatattttgccattttacaCCTAGCATGAGTGAAGAAaaagtgattattttttatattggGGTCAAGAAAGCTTATTGGTTCATGATGCAGTGTTTTACTGTccctggcctctgatccattcTCTCAGGTGAGACAGGTTCTGGACCAAGCAGCCGCAATGCCAGTGTGGAGCGTGGAGGAGACCGTCAGTCAGATACTTCAGACAGCGAGACCACTGACATGAGAAGAATAAATCAGCAGCCCTTCAGTAGAGAAGGTAGATATGACCCCAACAGGTGAGTTATCAGTTCTCATTACTAATAAGAACTTTGGAAATTAAGATTGTGTGCTATgtgtctgtcatttttaactcgaGAGAAATTTAGAATGCAGTGACtaaaataacacataaaatgGATGCTTGAATCAGCAAAAAGTGGCTACTTTTGATGATTATTTGGTAATTATTTATGTCAAAACGTGTAGGTAATAAGATGAAGTGGGAAGCTTTTTACCACTGAGTTTTAGTGATTTACTGGAACATGACCTTAATCTTTATTACACAGTCTTGGATGTAGCAAACATCATGCTTTGTAATGCTTATGTCCTTGTCTTTCACAAATAGAGACATCAATTTGCATGTTCTAAATTTTAAATGCAGTCTTTAGTGTTAGGATATAATACAGTCTAACAAAGATAAATACTTAAACTTGAATTATTGACACCTCCTTCTTACTCCTCTATACAGGTTCCGTCTTCACTTTGAGAAAGAGAGTAAAGAGGAGgtagagaagaggaagaagtcagCGAGGGAGAAGGTGCTACAACCAGTTACAGACAAGGAACTGGAGGTCGACATCAATGACATTTACCCCTTAGACAAAGGTctggcaatttaaaaaaataataacaattcCATCGCAGTTTTGAAATAGGCCAAACAGATGAGCAGAGCGACTTAATGTAGTGGATTACCTTTTGACATGCAGAAACTTGGTTGTTCACCTCCAGGTCTTGGTTTCCCACGACGTCCATCATGGAATTATGACATGACACGAGAGAGCCTGCTAAGGAAAGAGGAGAAGTCCTACAGAGAGTACCTGGATGATTTGCACTCCAGAAACCCACCTGGATCTCTCAGCCACTTTGAGCACAATCTGGAGGTAACTTAGTCATCTTTATATACTTTGAACGgatttttaaccatttaaagTGCCAGTACTGTGCTATTATTTACAACACCCATGATGAATGATGTagcttcatttgtttgttttttttacacgttCAAACACTTTGTTGTCAGCCCAAACTAACTCAGACATAGGTGCTgctttgtagttttactgtttctACTGCTTCTGTATATTTAATGCCACGGTTTAGATAATGTTCCAGTCTTTGTTCTAGCAGTTAACCCTGCAAGTCAAAAGTCACTCCATCTTGCATTATTAAATCAAACAGCAAGTCAGGCAACGGTGAACAGGGATAAGCCCGTTCATTTTCTGTTCTAGCAACTTGCTCTCATCCCTTATTAATGTTCCATTTTTGACTGAGAGTGGTAGGGTTAGCATGCATCCATGGAATCATTGATGCTATTTGTTAACCAGTTTATCAATGACAGACATGCTCAGCACATTTATGGTGCAACAAGAATATTCATGAAACCTTTAGAGCCTTTTAACAGGAGATAACAGCATaaagaaatgctgctttttaaatAGTTTGCCTGTAAACTAATGATTACCGAAAACTTGTTGCTGGCTGTTTTCCAGTGTATGACTCCAGATGAatggattatttattttgttaaggTTGGATCATGTAGAGATCAAAAAGAATTGTAGAATTTATGATATGCTGGTGTATTGTCTCCTGTTTTTCAATATTGAAAGCATCACCATGTCTTCTCTACATGTTgtattgtttaatttttctcaGAGTATGAAAATGGCGACACTGTTTTTAAAACCCTCATGTAATTTCTAAGCATAGATGGAGCTCAGGAGGCATATCACAGCGGAGGCAGGGCTTGAGCAGGTGTTTGTGTAATGACTGTGACTCACAGTAATGCAGAAATGCCTTTTAAGCAGAACGTGATGGAAAAAttatggatgaatgaatgagcaGGTTGTTTTGCCTATTTTGTTGTGAAATAATAGAATAATATGAAATCTGTGcaataaattaacaaaataatgaatattaaCGCTTTTAGACCCTGCACAACAAAGGGAGCAAATTGTTATGGTGAACTTGTTATTAaagttgtacttttttttaGACATCCAGCAGTTATAGAGCAGCATAGTCATTCATTTGGAGACATGTTTTAGGCCACATGGTGAATGTAGGTACAGTATTCCTTCTGTGTTTTGCTCTACTTCGTACCTCCACTGTAGTCTCTACAAATGAGGGAAACACctggctctttagctgctaaatgctccactatgTTCACCAGCTAGTTATGAAGTGTGCGTGCTGTTTGGCACAGAATAGATTGTGAACATTTGGGTATTTATAGTTTTTGCTGAAAATACCAGCCTGCTGCAGACAAATACAAGGAAAGGTTGTGTAAAGCCAAGCAGAGCCGTACTCTAAGTTGAGTACGAACAGAAATTTTGAAAGCATAGACAGCATAATCTTTCTTGTTTACCATAGTAAACTGATTTCTACCCcactaattattattttttactttcttttagaCATGGAGACAGCTATGGAGAGTTTTGGAAATGTCTGACATCATTCTACTCATTGTTGACATCAGGCATCCGGTAAGTGTCGATgtaaacaaaaacctgcaggacGGCTCCACTAGATGGAGACATAGTCAAGGATCTTATTAGTGgatgacatgtttttattatttatctgtttatttgcCTACTACAGTGTAAAAATTGTTGTGTTTGCTCCTCTGAAATAATTGTATAACAGTCAGTGTCTCAGATATGAAAAAGTAAAactgagaagaagaaaacatttgtccacactttttactgatttataaaTTTGCAGTCAACAAAAAAGGAGGAAATTAGAAATGTGTTACAATTTGGCACTTCACTCTTAAAGTACTAATTTTAATGAACAGTTGACTACAGTTAAAATGTGTTCCTTccttgtttatatatatataagtaacATCTGCTCTTGATTTGTTTtaggataaaaataaaacatttccagTTTTAATGCAAAGTTGTTCTTATTAATGAGTAACCTGATCTAGTACTTTTTATGTTGAGTAGTCCATAATTAGCCTTTGAAGACGGTGTGTGCTCGTGTAAACCACCCAGGTGCTGCAGTTCCCTCCAGCCCTTTACCACTACATCACAGGGGACCTCCATAAGCAGGTGGTCTTGGTGTTGAACAAAGCCGATCTTTGTCCTCCCCCACTGGTGATTGCCTGGAAACACTACATGACCTCCCAGTTCCCCCATCTGCAAATTGTTTGCTTCACCTCCCACCCAGGACAGCCAAATAGCACAGGTGAGGATAGGGGTAGTAGAGGGTGGGTGGAAAGTGAGGGGAAATTTGATGAGCTTATTTCACGGCAGTGGCACCAGAATAGAGTGCTACGTATCTGTCCTCATCCCCTGTTGTGATAATAACtctttgttttctccttttctgtctgtcttttattttctttcttacaTATAGTACTCCAGaagaagaggatgaggaggaaggcTGATTGGAGTCACGCTGGAGGTCCTATAGATATCTTCAAGGCTTGTCAGGACATCACATCAGGGACAGGTGAGAGAAAGTCTATCCTCTTGTCATCTTTTGTCATAATTATTCAGGTATTAGATTCCAAAATGTCACctaagtagttttttttttctcagttgatCTTTCCAGCTGGGAGCAGAAGATTCAGAGAGATGCTGTTGCAGAGCGTCTGGATGGAGAGCGACCAGATGAAGGAGCAGaatcggtgctaatggagcatCAAAGCGACAGTGCTATGGAGATGAGCAGCCTGTCACAGGAGCTCTACAAAGATGGGGTTCTCACATTAGGCTGCATCGGTAATCCTCGAAGTTTCTCAGAGAGCTTCAACTATGGCCAAATTCaatgacttttttgtaaaattggATTGAAACATAGCTTCACAAAAGGAATATCAAAATATTTTCTCAAGATGTCGCCATTTTTTGGGTTGGCAAAGATGATTAAAACAATAACCTCTTTTTTCTCGCGTCCACtagacaaaacatttacaaacacatttttttaacattaaatttattggggaaaaaaaactggggTCTGTCCGAGCCGTTACTGAATCTgttaatgaataataataaattagaaaaattcTAATTTCTACACTGAATACTGAAGGATGAACAGGATAGTGTCACATGTAAATGGCTTCATAATCACTTTGTAAATGGGTGCTTCATAACATTTCATGAAGGATGTCATTGAGGCTGGTATAGATTTACTGAACCTTAAACACCTTTACAGATTATTACCTTGATCTTAAACttatccttttttttccaggttttcCCAATGTTGGCAAGTCATCAGTTATAAACAGCCTAGTTGGGAGAAAGGTGGTGAGTGTGTCTAGGACCCCAGGCCACACCAAATACTTCCAGACCTACTACCTCACCCCGACTGTCAAACTCTGTGACTGCCCCGGGCTGGTTTTCCCCTCCCGCGTCAATAAACAGTTACAGGTACAAGCCCTCTGTAGAAGCATAACTTGCCTGATTAGCCTTTGTAGAAATGTGATTTTGTTGAGGAGCACACAGTCACACATCTGGGAGATGAATTATTGATTTTATACATTCCTACTTGGTGTTTTCAAAGTTTCCTCAGGAATCCCATGGTGGTTTAGCTGAACTTAAACAGCTgtctattttcaaaaatgaatggATTTTGGAActctttgtttagtttttttattcatgattttCTTTATCTTccacttgtctttttttctttgcctttttgCTTTCTTTAGATCCTGGCAGGGATTTACCCAGTGTCCCAGCTGCAAGAACCCTACAGCTCAGTTGGTTATCTGTGCGAGAGGACGCAATTCCTTAGTGCACTGAAGCTCAGACACCCCAGTTTGCAAGACAATGAACCCCAGCAAGGAAGCCAGgggtctgaggagctcagctgGACTGCCTGGGATGTGTGCGAGGGTAAGGCGATATTTAGTGATACAACATCTAGATTTTTGTAGCCTTGATGAGTTTTGAAATCACATGTGATtctaaaatatctttttttccccttttttagTGCAAGAAAGTTTTTAACACAAGATTTTTACATTAATCAagcatttttctcacattatCATACAGCAGGtatcagacagaaaataaataactaaaagaaATGCACCAAAAGTTCACCCCTCTACACCACCAGAGTGTCAAAGTTTCTTAAATTGACTGGAATACTGCTGACTTAATAGAACAGGGTCCAGACTAAAACGTGTCCATAATAGCCACATTGTCCATGTCGCCATGTCTTAATAAATCCTTCAGTGTTGTCATGAAGGTGTAGGTCAGCTTTTCCAGAGGGAGTATTCTCAGGACCTCCTTGTACCAATCCTCCACTGTAGGGCTCTCCTTTGCTATCTAGAGTTTGAGGATTGTCTTTCTTGCTATATATAAGAGCATTTCAGTCAGTTTAGCATTATATTTGTCACTAGCATTGTCCACTCTCACTgccaaaatacactgaaatgaGGTGAGCTccaaaaatatcagttttaaTCATTAACAAGTATGAAGCTAATTGCCACACTGATGTGTAGAAAACAGTTGTCATATTTAGTTTTGCCTTCAATCAGGAGTATGAAGTATTTATTGGGAagtgttttgtgcatttctaTTTCATGCACCGTTGAATATTTACAATTGCAGGGTCTTCTTAGTTGAgactttttgttgttggttttgatCTCTTCTTAGAAATCAGTGACAGGAAGATGATAAAGAGAGAACTCTTCATTTAAATATCACCTGTTATGATTTCATACTGACATCTGTCACTAAAATGCCCCCGCTTTGCGTTCTACAGCTTGGGCAGAGAGGAGAGGCTATAAGACAGCAAAAGCAGCTCGAAATGATGTTTACCGCGCAGCTAACAGTCTTCTTAGGCTGGCCATTGATGGCAGATTGTGCCTCTGCCTCAGACCACCAAGCTACAGCTGCCTGAGAGGTAAGAGAGGCTCCTCTATGTCTCCTCATTTCAGTATCAAGTGTGTTTGAGAAATTAAAATGGCAGTTGGGTAGGATGGATTTAATTTTGAGGCTTAATTATGGTCAACAGAACACTGGGAGAATCACCCAGACTTGCCGGAGATCATGGCTCTTCAAGGAAGGCTGACGGAGGAGGAAGGAACAGGAGAGAGAGACGATGAGGAGGACGGCGAATCCAGCACAGAgccagaggaagagaaagaccGGGATGCAGACGATGATGAGGATGGAGATGGGGACGATGAAGATGAGGGGTTTGGACATCCGAGACGGAAGGACGATGAACCGTCTGGTGGTTTCACCGTCAACATGTACAATGTCCTTCGGGAAAATGAGTGTGAGTGATACCAGAGGGAAAGGCAAGCAGAAAGAAACAAGTTGTTCCTCTTTACTGACATCTGCCCATCTGCTCCAGTGCACCGTGCATTCCTTGATTTTCCTAAAGCTGCATTCCTTCTCATTTTTTGCCATGTCTACACTCCTCATTTCATTGCTTTATCTAGACAATAACTTTTCAAACCTGTTTCCTTCTCCCTATGACATACAGAGCAAATTCATGCGTTTCATGCTGTGCCTCTGCTCTGCTCGTTCATCCATGAAGCTTATTCTTCATCGTCACCTCTAGAAAcaggtttggtttagttttggtttgatttgatCTGATCTTTATATTTTGCATGTAGTTCTCGGAGATAAATTAACCAATATCAGCCTGAAATAATTATCCAGGCGATCAATCTTTTCATTAAAAAGTGACCTCACAGCTGAGATGCCAAAGTTCAGGAACGGATGATAAAACAATCAGAATCACTGTTGATATGATGTCATTCACTGGAGCAACCATTTGGCTCTCAGATCAGTTCAAGATTTAAGAACACGACTTTAAATCTTCTTTATAGACCATGGCGTGTCTCAGCTCTGGTTTGTGGGTTTGGGGTGGAATATGGGATAAAACCAACATGTTACacacagtttttgcagtttccagTATTGCGACTCTGTGTGAAGATCATTTATCTAAATTTGGATTTGATTTAGATTATACTGTGTCTGACAATGGTACTgtgtttggaggattttttggggggtaATAGGAGAGAAATGGGTGTTCAATTCTGTGTTGCTGGACGAGGCTGTTTCAGGAATTAAACTTGTAGTGTTTTAACTACGACGACAGTTTTTGCTAGGTTCTGTTAGGGATTTTACGTATTCAGTTCAGGATGTGGCTGCACTCATTCAGTGTGTTTATATGCTAGTGACAGCACGGTGGGTCTAATTTGACTACATAAAAATCAATTGTGGGGacaatttgactttttttaaggTGTGCGTGTTTGGTTTCTTGCAGaaagttaaattaaaacattGCTAGCATTGTTTCATACAGTAAACATAAAACTATGGCTAGCTGCTAGTTAGCATCGCTATCAAAGACCAGAAACAGCTAGCCTGACTGTCAAGTGTGAACAAAATCAGGCTGACAACACCTTCAAAACTAACATTTTAAATCTACTCTGTTTAATTTGTGCTGAAATCAGATAAAGCAGCAAGCTCTGGTTTACGTTTTTACGTTGAATTCCTGGACTTTAATACAACCAGCAGAGAGTCAGGGAAGTCACTCATCTCTTTTGAGAAACccagagaaaaaacacatttaaaaaaaaaaaaatttctacaGCTTAAACAAGCAGGTCTGTACTGGTGTGTATTACCTTTGGATAAAGCCAGGCTAGCTGGTTCCAGCAGTTTCCGTTCTGCACTAAGCTAAACTAAACATCTGATTAAACATGATTTATCGTAAATGAAAACTATGTTTTTCATCACTCAGAACGAGAAACTGGCCACTACAGCTTTTATCGCTTCTGGATAATAtttctttctctgctgtttGACCAGTCTCTCCCTTTGT from the Acanthochromis polyacanthus isolate Apoly-LR-REF ecotype Palm Island chromosome 12, KAUST_Apoly_ChrSc, whole genome shotgun sequence genome contains:
- the gnl1 gene encoding guanine nucleotide-binding protein-like 1, which codes for MPRKKPFSNKQKKKQLQVKRERKRGETGSGPSSRNASVERGGDRQSDTSDSETTDMRRINQQPFSREGRYDPNRFRLHFEKESKEEVEKRKKSAREKVLQPVTDKELEVDINDIYPLDKGLGFPRRPSWNYDMTRESLLRKEEKSYREYLDDLHSRNPPGSLSHFEHNLETWRQLWRVLEMSDIILLIVDIRHPVLQFPPALYHYITGDLHKQVVLVLNKADLCPPPLVIAWKHYMTSQFPHLQIVCFTSHPGQPNSTVLQKKRMRRKADWSHAGGPIDIFKACQDITSGTVDLSSWEQKIQRDAVAERLDGERPDEGAESVLMEHQSDSAMEMSSLSQELYKDGVLTLGCIGFPNVGKSSVINSLVGRKVVSVSRTPGHTKYFQTYYLTPTVKLCDCPGLVFPSRVNKQLQILAGIYPVSQLQEPYSSVGYLCERTQFLSALKLRHPSLQDNEPQQGSQGSEELSWTAWDVCEAWAERRGYKTAKAARNDVYRAANSLLRLAIDGRLCLCLRPPSYSCLREHWENHPDLPEIMALQGRLTEEEGTGERDDEEDGESSTEPEEEKDRDADDDEDGDGDDEDEGFGHPRRKDDEPSGGFTVNMYNVLRENECE